Genomic DNA from Salinibacter pepae:
ACGAAGAACCTGAAGCAAGGCGTGAGCGCCCGGTCGCCGGAGGGCGGCACCGTGTACGTCAACTCCGTCAGCGGCGCGAAGATGTACGAGATCAAGCCCGACCGGTGGGAGGATTTCGACGGCGTCGAGATGGAGCGCGGCGGGGAAAACACGCAGCTCTACCAGGTGGTGCGCGTCGGGGCGGACACGATCCAGTTCCGTGCCTACACGGCCACCGGCGCGCCCTACGACGCCTTCGACCTCGTGCGGCCCGGCGACGGCGGGCCCAGCCGCATGATCGAGCGGCCGCCGGCCCACCGGCCGGAGCGCACCCACGAGAACACCCTCGACTACACGCGGCCGTAGCCCCAACAGCCCGTCGGCTCTTTCCCCTTCCCGATCGCTTTTCGGGAAAACGCCCTTCTTCGACCCAGCGGCTCCCCTGCGTTCCGGCCAGGCCGTGGCGCCCCCTTCTGAACCGCTCTGCCCCCACCTCCCTCCTTTTCATGACGCCCGCTTCCGCCCATCCCATTGCGACTCTTCTGTGCCCCGCCCTGCTGGGCCTCATCCTCGGGGCGGCGTCTGGCTGCGCGACCAGCGCCGATGCCCCCGGCGAGACGGAGGACACCTCGCCTGCCCGCCAGACCGCCTTCCGGGTGCGCTCGGACATCGGCGCCGGCCTCAACGCCGACCGGGGCTGGGCGGGGCCGACGAACCAGTCCGTGACGCTGCCGGTCGAGGCGCCGTTCCGGCTTCGGTTCGAGGTGGAGACGCCCCCGGACGCGCCGTTCGTGGAGCGCTTTCGCCTCCAGTACCGCCGCAACGGCGGGGCGTGGCGCCCGGTGCCGGCCGCCGACTTTCCCTACGCCCCGTCGGAGGTCACCCCTCGGGTGAGCGTCGTCTCCGCCGCCTACGCCGATCGCGCAGACGCCGCCGACCTGCTCGACGGCTCCACGGCGTCGTACGCGGGTGGAAAAGGCATTGCCCTCTCCGGCACGGGCCCCGCCCTCCCGGATCACGGGGTGCAGAGCGAGTGGGCGTGGCCGCTGGTGATCCGACGCTACGCGGACGGGGCCGTGACCAACGAGCCGGGCGATCGGTTTGAGTTCCGGCTGGTGGACGTGAAGGGGCGTCCGCTGCCCGCCCCCGCAACGCCTGAGGTGACGGCCTCCGTGCCCCCCCGGCTCCTGGGCGGCACGTACCCCGAGACCCCGGGCCGCCTCGGGCCCTGGGAGGCCTCCGACGGCAGCCTGTATTTTCTCATGGAACCGGCGGAGTCCTACAACAAGTTGATGACCGTGAAGTCGACCGACGGCGGGCGGACGTGGCGGGAGGTGGACGGCGCCAACCGCCCCGTGGCGGGCGACCTGGAAGGATTTGCCTCGGCCGTCCACGACGGAACGATTCACATGCTCCACCAGATCGATGCGGGCGTGCTGCACCACGCCTTCCGGACCACGGACCACCCGCGCACTCCGGACGCGTGGGCCGTGCGGGACGACACGGTGGCCACGCCCGGCGCGCCCCCCGTGCAGGTCGCCTCGGTCGCCGCCCGGTCGGACGGCAGCCTCGTCGGGGTGTACGGGGGGCCGGAGCACCTTCACTACAGCATCCGCAGTCCTGAGGGAACGTGGGGCGATCGGAAACCGATCTCTGGCGGGGCGGGCGATGCCCGTTCGGGGCCGCAGCTGGCACGCGGCGCGGACGACACGGTGCACCTCGCGTACACGCGCCGCGACGGGACGGCGTGGTACCGCCGCATTCGGCCCGACGGCCGCCTCACGTCCCCCCAGCGGGTCTCCTCCAGCCTGGGGACGGCCGTGACGGACGTCGGCTCCGTGCTCCCGCTGGTGCACCTCCCGGAGACGAATACGACGGTCCTTCTCTACCGCCGGGCCGACGGCACGCTGTGGGCGCGGCGCGCAGACGCGGAGGGGCGACTCAGCCCGCCGGTGCAGGTCACCGAACGAGCGGTCGCCCAGAGCGCCGCCGACTCCGATCAGGTCGGGGCCGACGCCGTTGCCCTCGGATCATCGGTCCACGTCCTGTTTATCGAAGCGCAAACCGGCTCCCTCTACCACACCCGCAGCGACGAGCGCGGCTCCTGGGCGCCCGCCACGGTACAGGTCGACAGCGTCGACGCGCAGTGGGTCCGGGGGCAGCCGGTCTCGAAAGGGACGTCGTCCCCGACGGCGTACGGGTACGTCTACGACGCGGGGTCGAACGGCGGGTCGGGGATGAACTGGTACAACGAGGTGCCCGTGCGCCGGCGGTGAGACGGCGCCACCAGGGGTGGGCTACAGAGCACTGCCGGGCGCAAGGCACAAGGATCCGGCCGCGTCACTCGGCGG
This window encodes:
- a CDS encoding sialidase family protein, with translation MTPASAHPIATLLCPALLGLILGAASGCATSADAPGETEDTSPARQTAFRVRSDIGAGLNADRGWAGPTNQSVTLPVEAPFRLRFEVETPPDAPFVERFRLQYRRNGGAWRPVPAADFPYAPSEVTPRVSVVSAAYADRADAADLLDGSTASYAGGKGIALSGTGPALPDHGVQSEWAWPLVIRRYADGAVTNEPGDRFEFRLVDVKGRPLPAPATPEVTASVPPRLLGGTYPETPGRLGPWEASDGSLYFLMEPAESYNKLMTVKSTDGGRTWREVDGANRPVAGDLEGFASAVHDGTIHMLHQIDAGVLHHAFRTTDHPRTPDAWAVRDDTVATPGAPPVQVASVAARSDGSLVGVYGGPEHLHYSIRSPEGTWGDRKPISGGAGDARSGPQLARGADDTVHLAYTRRDGTAWYRRIRPDGRLTSPQRVSSSLGTAVTDVGSVLPLVHLPETNTTVLLYRRADGTLWARRADAEGRLSPPVQVTERAVAQSAADSDQVGADAVALGSSVHVLFIEAQTGSLYHTRSDERGSWAPATVQVDSVDAQWVRGQPVSKGTSSPTAYGYVYDAGSNGGSGMNWYNEVPVRRR